A region from the Triticum urartu cultivar G1812 chromosome 1, Tu2.1, whole genome shotgun sequence genome encodes:
- the LOC125506149 gene encoding uncharacterized protein LOC125506149 translates to MASGAQGGGSSDPARNYHSDFADQFANADRKARGRLSSETQTQRCARLAAEYYSDQNDVAVTVTEANTGDSYFFEGKYTSQGDDGKHYYHAMFKATVGSEEGVLFFAELEGTRYPRKVLQCVILEEEENVDKCDFCSSIYHPSGDYLGKKE, encoded by the exons ATGGCATCAGGAGCCCAAGGAGGAGGATCATCAG ATCCTGCCAGGAATTACCACAG TGACTTTGCAGATCAATTTGCAAACGCTGATCGGAAAGCGCGGGGACGCTTAAGCAGCGAAACACAAACTCAGAGGTGTGCGAGACTTGCAGCCGAATACTACAGTGATCAGAATGAT GTGGCGGTTACTGTGACGGAGGCGAATACGGGAGACAGTTACTTCTTTGAAGGCAAGTACACTAGCCAGGGGGACGACGGCAAGCACTATTACCATGCAATGTTCAAAGCAACGGTTGGGAGTGAGGAGGGAGTCCTGTTCTTCGCGGAGCTAGAGGGTACTAGATATCCACGAAAAGTGCTACAGTGTGTTATCCTTGAAGAAGAAG AAAACGTGGACAAATGCGACTTCTGCTCAAGCATATACCATCCATCAGGCGATTATCTGGGCAAGAAGGAGTGA
- the LOC125547328 gene encoding uncharacterized protein LOC125547328, which yields MAGPVKNVYKRGEGRFTLYRKSWSYRRRRHHRRLILSDTRDQGLDATCLYNAICGVMEAELCMQGIIVKLSVDHLAMMASDWISCASGPQQRCLSTELPTILNNLACVGIYTDDDYKMGCVTGTRYKIRSYEQLSWFKSTTPGAVHKLRERGPLLAVIQISSNFVSDFLSGRVYWFDKAKCSKGRQIPTHAVISTGYAIDNLLPIWEMQNSHGEVGVEKGFGYFDFDSLVGLYSLNIDV from the exons ATGGCTGGGCCGGTAAAGAACGTATACAAGCGTGGGGAAGGTCGTTTCACATTGTACCGCAAATCTTGGTCTTACCGTAGACGGCGTCATCACCGACGTTTGATCCTTTCAGATACACGTGATCAGGGTCTAGACG CGACTTGCTTATACAATGCAATTTGTGGTGTTATGGAGGCAGAACTTTGTATGCAAGGAATTATTGTAAAATTATCTGTTGATCATCTGGCGATGATGGCCAGTGACTGGATTTCATGTGCATCTGGACCTCAGCAAAGATGCCTGTCCACAGAGCTGCCTACAATTCTTAACAATTTGGCATGTGTAGGAATTTATACAGATGATGATTACAAAATG GGCTGTGTCACTGGGACTAGGTACAAGATCAGAAGTTATGAGCAACTAAGCTGGTTCAAATCTACTACACCAGGCGCAGTTCATAAGCTTAGGGAAAGGGGACCATTGCTGGCAGTAATTCAGATCAGCTCAAATTTTGTGTCAGATTTCCTGTCGGGAAGAGTTTATTGGTTTGATAAAGCTAAGTGTTCTAAGGGTCGACAAATTCCTACCCATGCTGTTATCTCTACAGGGTATGCCATTGATAATCTTTTACCAATTTGGGAAATGCAAAATTCACATGGAGAAGTTGGCGTCGAAAAAGGTTTTGGGTATTTCGATTTTGACAGTTTAGTAGGTCTATATTCATTAAATATAGACGTTTGA